Proteins encoded by one window of Streptomyces sp. NBC_01571:
- the ehuA gene encoding ectoine/hydroxyectoine ABC transporter ATP-binding protein EhuA codes for MSVDTDNQTPDTHQQETQELIRFDKVTKRFGDNTVLDGLDFRVDPGKHVTLIGPSGSGKTTILRLLMTLAKPDEGTITVAGERLFPAGEKQIREVRKKIGMVFQQFNLFPNMKVLRNITEAPVTVLGLSRDEAEERARELLDLVGLADKCDAYPSQLSGGQQQRVAIARALAMRPQVLLLDEVTSALDPELVAGVLDVLRDIARTTDITMLCVTHEMNFARDISDQVLMFDSGHVIEAGSPERIFSDPEHERTREFLSAVL; via the coding sequence TTGTCCGTTGACACCGACAACCAGACCCCCGACACCCACCAGCAGGAGACCCAGGAGCTGATCCGGTTCGACAAGGTCACCAAGCGCTTCGGGGACAACACCGTCCTGGACGGGCTCGACTTCCGCGTCGACCCCGGCAAGCACGTCACGCTGATCGGGCCCTCGGGCTCCGGCAAGACGACGATCCTGCGGCTGCTGATGACCCTGGCCAAGCCGGACGAGGGGACGATCACGGTGGCCGGGGAGCGGCTCTTCCCGGCCGGGGAGAAGCAGATCCGTGAGGTCCGCAAGAAGATCGGGATGGTCTTCCAGCAGTTCAACCTGTTCCCGAACATGAAGGTGCTCCGCAACATCACCGAGGCACCGGTCACCGTCCTCGGCCTGTCCAGGGACGAGGCCGAGGAACGGGCCCGTGAGCTGCTCGACCTGGTGGGTCTCGCGGACAAGTGCGACGCCTATCCGAGCCAGTTGTCCGGCGGTCAGCAGCAGCGGGTCGCGATCGCGCGGGCGCTGGCGATGCGGCCGCAGGTGCTGCTGCTGGACGAGGTGACGTCCGCGCTCGACCCCGAGCTGGTCGCGGGGGTCCTCGACGTCCTCCGTGACATCGCCCGCACCACCGACATCACCATGCTCTGCGTGACCCACGAGATGAATTTCGCCCGTGACATCTCGGACCAGGTGCTGATGTTCGATTCCGGTCATGTCATCGAGGCCGGGTCGCCGGAGCGGATATTCAGCGATCCGGAGCACGAAAGGACCCGGGAATTCCTCAGCGCGGTCCTGTGA
- a CDS encoding IclR family transcriptional regulator has protein sequence MALMNEPTAPYRSAQDALRVLEAVARHSAGITDAELARRTRLGPDRLTALVRMLRREGYVEQVTDGVFVAGAALGRLDSAHGRDLALREKLQQTIDRLRDSVGAAIYISRYIDGEVQVTQCAESPATPAVNEWVDFRSSAHASAVGKSLLGQLDLDARRDHLSRHRMARLTSRTITDERLLLSRLDAQPPTVPVLDLQEYAIGTVCAAVPITAGSSVGCLALSLPVEHAHRLRRAADTLNRGAAPVLVSLAL, from the coding sequence GTGGCGCTGATGAACGAGCCGACCGCGCCGTACCGCTCGGCCCAGGACGCCCTGCGCGTCCTGGAGGCGGTGGCCCGGCACTCCGCCGGCATCACCGACGCCGAACTCGCCCGCAGGACGCGCCTCGGCCCCGACCGCCTGACCGCGCTGGTGCGGATGCTGCGCCGGGAGGGGTACGTCGAGCAGGTCACCGACGGCGTGTTCGTCGCCGGCGCCGCCCTCGGACGGCTGGACTCCGCCCACGGCCGTGACCTGGCACTGCGCGAGAAGCTCCAGCAGACCATCGACCGGTTGCGCGACTCGGTGGGCGCCGCGATCTACATCAGCCGCTACATCGACGGCGAGGTGCAGGTCACCCAGTGCGCCGAGAGCCCGGCGACCCCCGCGGTCAACGAATGGGTCGACTTCCGCTCCTCGGCCCACGCCAGCGCCGTCGGCAAGAGCCTGCTCGGCCAGCTCGATCTCGACGCCCGCCGCGACCACCTCTCCCGTCACAGGATGGCCCGCCTCACCTCGCGCACCATCACCGACGAGCGGTTGCTGCTGTCCCGACTCGACGCCCAGCCGCCGACGGTGCCGGTGCTCGACCTCCAGGAGTACGCGATCGGCACGGTCTGCGCGGCCGTACCCATCACCGCGGGCTCCTCGGTCGGCTGCCTCGCCCTGTCCCTTCCGGTCGAGCACGCCCACCGGCTGCGCCGGGCCGCGGACACCCTGAACCGCGGGGCGGCCCCGGTGCTCGTGTCCCTCGCCCTCTAA
- the ehuC gene encoding ectoine/hydroxyectoine ABC transporter permease subunit EhuC: MTPGLWELVLKGIWVTLQLLFLGSLVAGAVSFVVGVARTSRRWIVRFLAGLYTEVFRGTSALIMIFWVYFVLPLAFGWQLVPLWAGTLALGLTYGAYGSEIVRGALNAVDPAQREGGIALSFTPWQRMRLILLPQAVPEMIPSFCNLLVELLKGTALVSIMGMGDLAFSGNLVRLALQESAEIYAYILLIYFVIAFVITRLMRVLERRLKAGLGRAPEGRVLAREPRRAGASGVGAASGGAS; this comes from the coding sequence ATGACCCCGGGACTCTGGGAACTCGTACTCAAGGGGATATGGGTCACCCTCCAGCTGCTGTTCCTCGGCTCGCTGGTGGCGGGAGCCGTCTCCTTCGTGGTGGGCGTCGCGCGCACCTCCCGGCGGTGGATCGTCCGCTTCCTCGCGGGCCTCTACACCGAGGTGTTCCGCGGGACCTCCGCGCTGATCATGATCTTCTGGGTGTACTTCGTGCTGCCGCTCGCCTTCGGCTGGCAGCTCGTCCCGCTGTGGGCGGGCACGCTGGCGCTGGGGCTGACGTACGGGGCGTACGGCAGCGAGATCGTGCGCGGCGCCCTGAACGCCGTCGACCCCGCGCAGCGCGAGGGCGGCATCGCGCTCAGCTTCACGCCGTGGCAGCGGATGCGGCTGATCCTGCTCCCGCAGGCGGTGCCCGAGATGATCCCCTCCTTCTGCAACCTGCTGGTCGAGCTGCTCAAGGGCACGGCCCTGGTCTCGATCATGGGCATGGGCGATCTGGCCTTCAGCGGCAACCTGGTGCGGCTCGCGCTCCAGGAGAGCGCGGAGATCTACGCGTACATCCTGCTGATCTACTTCGTGATCGCCTTCGTGATCACCCGGCTGATGCGCGTCCTGGAGCGGCGGCTGAAGGCCGGGCTCGGCAGGGCGCCCGAGGGCCGTGTCCTCGCGCGGGAGCCGCGGCGCGCCGGGGCGAGCGGAGTGGGCGCGGCGAGCGGAGGTGCCTCATGA
- the ehuD gene encoding ectoine/hydroxyectoine ABC transporter permease subunit EhuD translates to MTWDWSAVGDFMPLFLDGLLVTLKALALGSLISFALGLVWALLMRAPTRWVRWPVGAVTEFVRNTPLLVQLFFLFYVLPEWNITFSALTTGVVAIGLHYSTYTMQVYRAGIEGVPAGQWEAATALNLPLRRTWTAVILPQAIRRVVPALGNYVISMLKDTPMLMAITVLEMLGEARLYSQEHFQFTEPLTVIGVAFILISYPASLLLRALERRLVR, encoded by the coding sequence ATGACGTGGGACTGGAGCGCGGTCGGTGACTTCATGCCGCTCTTCCTGGACGGGCTGCTGGTCACCCTGAAGGCGCTGGCCCTCGGCTCGTTGATCTCCTTCGCCCTCGGGCTGGTGTGGGCGCTGCTGATGCGGGCGCCGACCCGCTGGGTGCGCTGGCCGGTGGGGGCCGTCACGGAGTTCGTGCGCAACACCCCGCTGCTGGTGCAGCTGTTCTTCCTCTTCTACGTGCTGCCCGAGTGGAACATCACGTTCTCCGCGCTGACCACCGGGGTCGTCGCGATCGGGCTGCACTACTCGACGTACACGATGCAGGTCTACCGGGCCGGTATCGAGGGCGTGCCGGCCGGCCAGTGGGAAGCGGCCACGGCACTCAACCTGCCCCTGCGGCGCACCTGGACCGCGGTGATCCTGCCGCAGGCGATCCGCCGGGTGGTGCCCGCGCTGGGCAACTACGTCATATCGATGCTCAAGGACACCCCGATGCTGATGGCGATCACGGTCCTGGAGATGCTCGGCGAGGCGCGGCTGTACTCGCAGGAGCACTTCCAGTTCACCGAGCCGCTCACGGTCATCGGCGTGGCCTTCATCCTCATTTCCTATCCGGCTTCCCTCCTTCTGCGAGCCCTGGAGCGACGTCTTGTCCGTTGA
- a CDS encoding AMP-binding protein, whose amino-acid sequence MGSMRGTVAELVQRRWGDHRPGLWFEGRDRSNHRVTADAAARAALLADLLPPGAAPHVGVLLDNTPEYPLWLSAAALSGAAVAGINPTRRGPELARDILHTECRVLVTERTRLPLLDGLELPGVRVLVTDTEAYEELLAPYEGAKPDVAPSVSPDARLLLYFTSGSTGAPKAAICTQGRLAAAGRSLADHFGVRPEDTHYICMPMFHGNAVIADWAPALAAGARVALRRRFSASGFLPDVRACGATYFTYVGRAVQYLLATPARPDDRDNPLRTGFGTEAGAVDAAAFEERFGVRLVEGYGSSEGGAAIQRTPGTPAGAIGRAAPGDDLAVIDPETRAECPAAVFGPDGRLLNGSAAIGELVNRGANPFEGYWRNPAADRARRRDGWYWTGDLFYRDTGGYLYFAGRTDDRLRVDSENLAAAMIENILARYRGAAAVAVYAVPDPVAGDQVMATVAPRDDVPFDPHAFAAFLAAQPDLGTKMAPRFVRIVERMPVTATNKIHRAVLRRAGFRCTDPVWWRPAGEPAYRRLGPADVRGLLAEYRARGREDLLPTTQG is encoded by the coding sequence ATGGGGTCCATGAGGGGTACCGTCGCGGAACTCGTGCAGCGACGGTGGGGCGACCACCGGCCGGGGCTGTGGTTCGAGGGGCGGGACCGCAGCAACCACCGGGTGACGGCGGACGCGGCGGCGCGGGCGGCGCTCCTCGCCGACCTGCTGCCGCCCGGCGCCGCACCGCACGTCGGGGTGCTGCTCGACAACACCCCCGAATATCCTCTGTGGCTGAGCGCGGCGGCCCTCTCCGGTGCCGCCGTCGCCGGGATCAACCCGACCCGGCGCGGCCCCGAACTGGCCCGCGACATCCTGCACACCGAATGCCGTGTCCTGGTCACCGAGCGGACCCGTCTGCCCCTCCTCGACGGCCTCGAACTGCCCGGCGTACGCGTCCTGGTCACCGACACCGAGGCTTACGAGGAACTCCTCGCGCCGTACGAGGGCGCGAAGCCGGACGTGGCGCCCTCCGTGTCGCCGGACGCCCGCCTCCTCCTCTACTTCACCTCCGGCTCGACCGGCGCCCCCAAGGCCGCGATCTGCACCCAGGGCCGGCTGGCCGCCGCCGGACGCTCACTGGCCGACCACTTCGGGGTGCGCCCGGAGGACACGCACTACATCTGCATGCCGATGTTCCACGGCAACGCGGTGATCGCCGACTGGGCGCCCGCACTGGCGGCGGGCGCGCGCGTCGCGCTCCGGCGCCGCTTCTCCGCGTCGGGCTTCCTGCCGGACGTACGGGCCTGCGGAGCCACGTACTTCACCTATGTGGGCCGTGCCGTGCAGTACCTGCTGGCCACGCCCGCCCGTCCCGACGACCGGGACAACCCCTTGCGGACGGGGTTCGGGACGGAGGCCGGCGCGGTCGACGCGGCCGCCTTCGAAGAGCGCTTCGGGGTGCGGCTGGTGGAGGGGTACGGGTCCTCGGAGGGCGGGGCCGCCATCCAGCGCACGCCCGGTACCCCGGCCGGCGCGATCGGGCGGGCGGCACCCGGCGACGACCTGGCCGTGATCGACCCGGAGACCCGCGCCGAATGCCCCGCGGCCGTCTTCGGCCCGGACGGCCGGCTGCTCAACGGGAGTGCGGCGATAGGGGAACTGGTGAACCGCGGAGCCAACCCCTTCGAGGGCTACTGGCGCAATCCGGCCGCCGACCGGGCCCGGCGGCGCGACGGCTGGTACTGGACGGGCGACCTCTTCTACCGCGACACCGGCGGCTACCTCTACTTCGCCGGTCGCACGGACGACCGGCTGCGCGTCGACAGTGAGAACCTCGCCGCCGCGATGATCGAGAACATCCTCGCCCGGTACCGGGGCGCGGCGGCCGTCGCGGTGTACGCGGTGCCGGACCCGGTGGCGGGGGACCAGGTGATGGCCACGGTGGCGCCGCGCGACGACGTCCCCTTCGACCCGCACGCCTTCGCCGCGTTCCTGGCCGCGCAGCCCGACCTGGGGACCAAGATGGCGCCCCGCTTCGTACGGATCGTGGAGCGGATGCCGGTCACCGCCACCAACAAGATCCACCGTGCGGTCCTGCGGCGCGCGGGTTTTCGCTGTACCGACCCGGTGTGGTGGCGGCCTGCCGGCGAGCCGGCCTACCGCCGGCTCGGACCGGCGGACGTGCGGGGACTGCTGGCCGAGTACCGGGCGCGGGGGCGCGAGGACCTGCTGCCGACGACGCAGGGCTGA
- a CDS encoding M18 family aminopeptidase → MSPTHDRSHSDDLLSFVRASPSPYHVVANAAQRLEKAGFQELRETDDWAAGAEGGRYVVRAGALLAWYVPEGAPARTPFRIVGAHTDSPNLRIKPEPDTGTAGWRQIAVEVYGGVPFNTWLDRDLGISGRLMTRDGSSRLVRVDRPLLRVPQLAIHLDGGVNEGVALDPQRHLTPLWGLGGTRPGALLGRIADEADTDVAEILGWDLMLHDIQPPGYLGADEEFLVSSRLDNQISVHAGITALVAAATAVRPPAYVPVLAAFDHEEVGSGSWSGAHGPLLERVLSRSIGARGGSAEDFHRALAGGFCVSADMSHAVHPNYAERHDPDHHPLPNGGPVVKVNVNQRYATDGTGVAVFAAACERASVPWQPFVSHNAIPCGTSIGPITSARLGVPTVDVGVPGLSMHSARELCGAKDPGLLARVLTEFVTAG, encoded by the coding sequence ATGTCCCCCACGCATGACCGCAGTCACAGCGACGATCTGCTGTCCTTCGTCCGCGCCAGCCCCTCGCCCTACCACGTGGTCGCGAACGCGGCCCAGCGCCTGGAGAAGGCGGGCTTCCAGGAGCTGCGCGAGACGGACGACTGGGCGGCCGGCGCCGAGGGCGGCCGGTACGTCGTCCGCGCGGGAGCGCTGCTCGCCTGGTACGTACCCGAGGGTGCTCCGGCCCGTACACCGTTCCGGATCGTCGGCGCCCACACCGACTCCCCGAACCTGCGGATCAAGCCAGAACCGGACACCGGCACGGCGGGCTGGCGGCAGATCGCCGTGGAGGTCTACGGCGGCGTGCCCTTCAACACCTGGCTGGACCGCGATCTCGGCATCTCGGGACGGCTGATGACGCGGGACGGCTCCAGCCGCCTCGTCCGTGTCGACCGGCCGCTGCTGCGCGTGCCGCAGCTCGCCATCCACCTCGACGGCGGCGTCAACGAGGGTGTCGCGCTGGACCCGCAGCGGCACCTCACCCCCCTGTGGGGGCTCGGCGGCACCCGGCCCGGCGCCCTGCTCGGCCGGATCGCCGACGAGGCCGACACCGACGTCGCCGAGATCCTGGGCTGGGACCTGATGCTGCACGACATCCAGCCGCCCGGCTACCTCGGCGCGGACGAGGAGTTCCTCGTCTCCTCCCGCCTCGACAACCAGATCTCCGTGCACGCGGGCATCACCGCGCTGGTCGCCGCGGCCACCGCCGTACGGCCGCCCGCGTACGTGCCCGTACTCGCCGCCTTCGACCACGAGGAGGTCGGCAGCGGCTCCTGGTCGGGGGCCCACGGACCGCTGCTGGAGCGGGTGCTGAGCCGGTCGATCGGCGCGCGCGGCGGCAGCGCCGAGGACTTCCACCGGGCCCTCGCCGGCGGTTTCTGCGTCTCCGCCGACATGTCGCACGCCGTGCACCCCAACTATGCCGAGCGCCACGACCCGGACCACCACCCGCTGCCGAACGGCGGCCCCGTCGTCAAGGTCAACGTCAACCAGCGGTACGCCACCGACGGCACCGGAGTCGCCGTCTTCGCCGCGGCCTGCGAGCGGGCATCGGTGCCCTGGCAGCCGTTCGTCTCCCACAACGCGATACCGTGCGGGACCTCGATCGGACCGATCACCTCGGCCCGGCTGGGGGTCCCCACCGTCGACGTGGGCGTACCGGGGCTGTCGATGCACTCCGCCCGCGAACTGTGCGGGGCGAAGGACCCCGGTCTGCTGGCGCGGGTGCTGACCGAGTTCGTCACGGCGGGCTGA
- the ehuB gene encoding ectoine/hydroxyectoine ABC transporter substrate-binding protein EhuB, with amino-acid sequence MAPPLRNDGSDGNGTRTRGPSRRALLTGVSALGAVGALGAAGCSRVATAADTDGGDLLGRLRAQGVVRLGIAGEIPFGYIDRNGELTGEAPELAKAVFKRLGVGRVQPVPTEFGSLIPGLNSQQFDVVSAGMYINPERCQQVVFSDPDYQMLDAFIVRKGNPKALHDYKDVVAKKARFATGTGYAEIQYAVEAGYKESDILIVPDQVAGLNAVEAGRVDVFAGTALTVREVVRKSRKAESTKPFAPLVKGKPHVDGGGFAFRSAETRLRDAFNGELRKMKKSGELFRILRPFGFTRAEMTDMTAKELCRG; translated from the coding sequence ATGGCTCCACCACTACGCAATGACGGAAGCGACGGGAACGGTACGCGGACACGCGGCCCGAGCCGGCGGGCGCTGCTCACGGGCGTCTCGGCGCTCGGCGCGGTCGGCGCGCTGGGTGCCGCGGGCTGCAGCCGGGTGGCCACGGCCGCCGACACGGACGGCGGCGATCTCCTCGGCCGGCTGAGGGCTCAGGGTGTCGTGCGGCTGGGCATCGCGGGCGAGATCCCGTTCGGCTACATCGACAGGAACGGTGAACTGACGGGAGAGGCGCCCGAACTCGCGAAGGCGGTCTTCAAGCGGCTGGGTGTCGGCCGCGTCCAGCCGGTCCCGACCGAGTTCGGCTCGCTCATTCCCGGGCTCAACTCGCAGCAGTTCGACGTCGTGTCCGCCGGGATGTACATCAACCCGGAGCGCTGCCAGCAGGTCGTCTTCTCCGACCCGGACTATCAGATGCTCGACGCCTTCATCGTGCGCAAGGGCAATCCGAAGGCCCTGCACGACTACAAGGACGTCGTGGCGAAGAAGGCCAGGTTCGCGACGGGCACCGGGTACGCCGAGATCCAGTACGCCGTCGAGGCCGGGTACAAGGAGAGCGACATCCTGATCGTGCCCGACCAGGTCGCCGGGCTGAACGCCGTCGAGGCGGGGCGCGTCGACGTCTTCGCCGGGACCGCGCTGACCGTCCGCGAGGTGGTGCGGAAGTCCCGCAAGGCCGAGAGCACGAAGCCCTTCGCGCCGCTGGTCAAGGGCAAGCCGCACGTCGACGGCGGCGGCTTCGCGTTCCGTTCGGCCGAGACACGGCTGCGGGACGCCTTCAACGGGGAGCTGCGGAAGATGAAGAAGAGCGGCGAACTGTTCCGCATTCTGCGGCCGTTCGGCTTCACCAGGGCCGAGATGACCGACATGACCGCGAAGGAGCTCTGCCGCGGATGA
- a CDS encoding DUF3830 family protein, with product MTDRHIEVSLVKRGVHCTARLLDERAPLTCAAVWNALPLAGDVYHAKYARNEIYALFPPFAAAEPPLENPTVTPVPGDLCYFAFAGTELGTKAYGYDTEVRPGTTVVDLALFYERNNLLINGDVGWVPGIVWGRIVEGLDTMAEACNDLWRSGALGESLSFRRA from the coding sequence ATGACCGACCGGCACATCGAAGTCTCCCTGGTCAAGCGGGGAGTCCACTGCACGGCCAGACTGCTCGACGAGCGGGCACCCCTCACCTGCGCGGCGGTGTGGAACGCCCTCCCCCTGGCCGGTGACGTGTATCACGCCAAGTACGCGCGCAACGAGATCTACGCCCTGTTCCCGCCGTTCGCGGCCGCCGAACCCCCGCTGGAGAACCCCACGGTCACCCCCGTCCCCGGCGACCTCTGCTACTTCGCCTTCGCGGGCACCGAGCTGGGCACCAAGGCGTACGGCTACGACACCGAGGTGCGCCCCGGCACCACGGTCGTCGACCTCGCGCTGTTCTACGAACGCAACAACCTGCTGATCAACGGTGACGTCGGCTGGGTGCCGGGCATCGTCTGGGGCCGGATCGTCGAAGGCCTCGACACCATGGCCGAGGCCTGCAACGACCTGTGGCGCTCCGGCGCGCTGGGGGAGAGCCTCAGCTTCCGGCGGGCGTAG
- a CDS encoding amidase — translation MTELTELTAVQLVDGYRKGEFGPVDATRAALRRAEEVQPAVNAFVRLDADTALAQAAESADRWRRGEPAGLLDGVPVSVKDILLLRGGPTLRGSKTVSPEGDWDEDAPSVARLREHGAVFLGKTTTPEFGWKGVTDSPLSGVTRNPYDVSRTAGGSSGGSAAAVALGAGPLALGTDGGGSVRIPAAFCGIFALKPTYGRVPLYPASPFGTLSHVGPMTRDAADAALMMDVISGPDARDWSALGPVGGSFVDALDDGVRGLRVAYSPSLGGQVAVQPDVAAAVRRAVERLAGLGAYVVEADPDVRDPVDAFHALWFGGAARVVQHLAPHRRELLDPALREICRQGTRLSGLDHLAAVDVRMDLGRRTGRFHESYDVLVTPTVPITAFEAGAEVPKGSGHRRWTGWTPFTYPFNMTQQPAASVPVGTDAAGLPVGLQIVAARHRDDLVLRTAHALYGAGAAGVAAPPVLATPAGS, via the coding sequence ATGACCGAACTCACCGAGCTGACCGCGGTCCAACTCGTCGACGGCTATCGCAAGGGCGAGTTCGGCCCGGTGGACGCGACACGGGCCGCGCTGCGCAGGGCCGAGGAGGTGCAGCCGGCCGTGAACGCGTTCGTCCGCCTCGACGCGGACACGGCGCTCGCGCAGGCCGCGGAGTCCGCGGACCGCTGGCGGCGGGGCGAGCCGGCGGGGCTGCTGGACGGCGTTCCGGTCTCCGTCAAGGACATCCTGCTGCTGCGCGGCGGCCCGACCCTGCGGGGCTCGAAGACCGTTTCCCCGGAGGGCGACTGGGACGAGGACGCGCCGTCCGTCGCCCGGCTGCGCGAGCACGGCGCCGTCTTCCTCGGCAAGACGACGACACCCGAGTTCGGCTGGAAGGGTGTCACCGACTCACCGCTGTCGGGGGTCACGCGCAATCCCTACGACGTCTCGCGTACGGCGGGCGGCTCCAGCGGCGGCAGCGCGGCGGCCGTCGCCCTGGGCGCGGGACCGCTGGCCCTGGGCACGGACGGGGGCGGCAGTGTGCGCATCCCGGCCGCCTTCTGCGGGATCTTCGCGCTGAAGCCGACGTACGGGAGGGTGCCGCTGTATCCGGCGAGCCCCTTCGGAACGCTCTCGCACGTGGGGCCGATGACCCGGGACGCTGCCGACGCGGCGCTGATGATGGACGTGATCAGCGGGCCCGACGCGCGGGACTGGTCGGCGCTCGGGCCGGTCGGCGGTTCCTTCGTGGACGCGCTGGACGACGGGGTGCGCGGGCTGCGGGTCGCCTACTCGCCGTCCCTCGGTGGCCAGGTCGCGGTCCAGCCGGACGTCGCGGCGGCCGTGCGGCGGGCGGTGGAAAGGCTCGCGGGCCTGGGCGCGTACGTCGTGGAGGCGGACCCCGACGTCAGGGACCCGGTGGACGCGTTCCACGCCCTGTGGTTCGGCGGCGCGGCCCGGGTGGTCCAGCACCTCGCGCCGCACCGGAGGGAGCTGCTGGACCCCGCCCTCCGGGAGATCTGCCGGCAGGGCACACGGCTCAGCGGCCTGGACCATCTGGCCGCGGTGGACGTCCGGATGGACCTGGGGCGCCGCACGGGCCGCTTCCACGAGTCGTACGACGTGCTGGTGACGCCGACGGTGCCGATCACCGCGTTCGAGGCGGGCGCCGAGGTCCCCAAGGGCTCCGGACACCGGCGCTGGACGGGGTGGACCCCGTTCACGTACCCCTTCAACATGACGCAGCAGCCCGCGGCTTCGGTGCCGGTCGGTACCGACGCCGCCGGGCTGCCCGTCGGCCTGCAGATCGTCGCCGCCCGTCACCGTGACGACCTGGTCCTGCGGACGGCGCACGCGCTGTACGGGGCGGGGGCGGCCGGGGTCGCTGCGCCGCCCGTCCTCGCTACGCCCGCCGGAAGCTGA